A stretch of the Desulforamulus ferrireducens genome encodes the following:
- a CDS encoding amino acid ABC transporter substrate-binding protein has product MKKKGLLMVILLVTLALLAVGCGGGEKEKAATPEPAQQAEKNTLELIKEKGVMVVGLDDTFAPMGYRDEQNNLVGFDIDMTEEIGKRLGVKIEWQPTQWDGVILALDSKRFDVIISGMTVTEERKKSINFSTPYINDGLVMVVKKGTTGFNTAEDLKGKAVGTQAGSSGEEACKKMGLEAKLYKTYPEAFNDLQIGRTEVVVVDAMTAGHYLSKRADTFEIVGEQLTQEPMAIGIRKADTELKAALDEIIAEMQKDGTLTSISQKWFNKDITTKAE; this is encoded by the coding sequence GTGAAAAAGAAAGGTTTGTTAATGGTTATTCTGCTGGTAACATTGGCTCTGTTAGCCGTTGGCTGCGGTGGCGGGGAAAAGGAGAAAGCCGCTACCCCGGAACCTGCACAACAGGCAGAGAAAAACACCCTGGAATTGATTAAGGAAAAGGGTGTCATGGTAGTTGGCTTGGATGATACCTTTGCTCCCATGGGCTACCGCGATGAGCAAAACAATCTGGTAGGCTTTGACATCGATATGACTGAAGAAATCGGTAAACGTCTGGGTGTAAAAATTGAATGGCAACCCACCCAATGGGATGGTGTGATTCTGGCACTGGACTCCAAGCGTTTTGATGTTATAATTAGTGGTATGACTGTTACCGAAGAACGTAAGAAATCCATTAATTTCTCTACTCCTTATATCAATGACGGCTTAGTGATGGTAGTTAAAAAAGGTACCACCGGTTTTAACACTGCTGAAGATTTAAAAGGTAAAGCCGTAGGTACCCAAGCCGGCAGCTCCGGTGAAGAAGCCTGCAAGAAAATGGGTCTGGAAGCCAAATTATACAAAACCTATCCCGAAGCCTTTAATGACTTACAAATTGGACGTACCGAAGTGGTTGTGGTTGATGCTATGACTGCAGGCCACTACCTCAGCAAGCGTGCCGATACCTTTGAGATTGTCGGCGAACAGTTAACTCAGGAACCTATGGCCATCGGTATCCGCAAGGCTGACACAGAACTGAAAGCAGCCCTTGACGAAATCATTGCCGAAATGCAAAAGGATGGTACTTTAACCAGCATCTCTCAAAAGTGGTTTAACAAAGACATTACCACCAAAGCTGAATAA